A single region of the Streptomyces sp. NBC_01803 genome encodes:
- a CDS encoding malate dehydrogenase, producing the protein MPRTPVTVTVTGAAGQIGYALLFRIASGHLLGPDTPVKLRLLEITPALPAAEGTAMELDDCAFPLLSGIDITDDPNVAFDGTNVALLVGARPRAKGMERGDLLEANGGIFKPQGRAINDHAADDVKVLVVGNPANTNALIAQAAAPDVPADRFTAMTRLDHNRALSQLSKKTGVPVSEIRKLTIWGNHSATQYPDVFHAEVAGKNAAEAVGDEKWLADEFIPTVAKRGAAIIEARGASSAASAANAAIDHVHTWVNGTPEGDWTSMAIPSDGSYGVAEGLISSFPVTTAGGSYEIVQGLEINEFSRPRIDASVRELAEERDAVRGLGLI; encoded by the coding sequence ATGCCCCGCACCCCCGTCACCGTCACCGTCACCGGCGCCGCCGGCCAGATCGGCTACGCGCTCCTCTTCCGCATCGCGTCCGGGCACCTGCTCGGCCCCGACACCCCGGTGAAGCTCCGGCTGCTGGAGATCACCCCGGCCCTGCCGGCCGCCGAGGGCACCGCCATGGAGCTCGACGACTGCGCCTTTCCGCTGCTGTCCGGCATCGACATCACCGACGATCCGAACGTCGCCTTCGACGGGACCAACGTCGCGCTGCTCGTCGGCGCCCGCCCCCGCGCCAAGGGCATGGAGCGCGGTGACCTGCTGGAGGCCAACGGCGGCATCTTCAAGCCGCAGGGCCGTGCCATCAACGACCACGCCGCCGACGACGTCAAGGTCCTGGTCGTGGGCAACCCGGCCAACACCAACGCGCTGATCGCCCAGGCCGCCGCGCCCGACGTGCCGGCCGACCGCTTCACCGCCATGACCCGCCTGGACCACAACCGGGCGCTGTCGCAGCTGTCCAAGAAGACGGGCGTCCCGGTCAGCGAGATCCGGAAGCTCACCATCTGGGGCAACCACTCCGCCACCCAGTACCCGGACGTCTTCCACGCCGAGGTCGCGGGCAAGAACGCCGCCGAGGCCGTCGGCGACGAGAAGTGGCTGGCCGACGAGTTCATCCCGACGGTCGCCAAGCGCGGCGCCGCGATCATCGAGGCCCGCGGCGCGTCCTCGGCCGCCTCGGCCGCGAACGCCGCCATCGACCACGTGCACACCTGGGTGAACGGCACCCCGGAGGGCGACTGGACCTCGATGGCCATCCCGTCCGACGGCTCCTACGGCGTTGCCGAGGGCCTGATCTCCTCCTTCCCGGTGACCACCGCGGGCGGCTCGTACGAGATCGTCCAGGGCCTGGAGATCAACGAGTTCTCCCGCCCCCGCATCGACGCCTCGGTGCGGGAGCTGGCGGAGGAGCGCGACGCGGTCCGGGGACTCGGTCTCATCTGA
- the trpS gene encoding tryptophan--tRNA ligase, with amino-acid sequence MAAERPRVLSGIQPTAGSFHLGNYLGAVRQWVALQETHDTFYSIVDLHAITVPQDPRALRESSRLAAAQLLGAGLDPARCTLFVQSQVPEHAQLAWVLNCVTGFGEASRMTQFKDKAAKQGAEGTTVGLFTYPVLQAADILLYQADLVPVGEDQRQHIELTRDLAERFNGRFGRAFTVPGPYILKEGAKIYDLQDPSIKMSKSASSPKGIVWLMDDPKTSGKKFRGAVTDTDTVIRYDPETKPGVSNLLTIYSALTGIGVGELEEKFTGRLYGSLKTELGDVFADWVAPFRARVQEYLDDPAELDRLLARGAEKARAIAAGTLADVYEKVGFLPAGAH; translated from the coding sequence ATGGCTGCTGAACGTCCTCGCGTGCTCTCCGGAATCCAGCCGACGGCTGGCTCGTTCCACCTCGGCAACTATCTGGGCGCCGTCCGCCAGTGGGTGGCGCTTCAGGAGACGCACGACACGTTCTACTCGATCGTCGACCTGCACGCGATCACCGTTCCGCAAGACCCGCGCGCGCTGCGCGAGTCCAGCCGGCTGGCCGCCGCCCAGCTCCTGGGCGCCGGGCTCGACCCCGCGCGCTGCACCCTCTTCGTGCAGAGCCAGGTGCCCGAGCACGCGCAGCTCGCCTGGGTGCTGAACTGCGTCACGGGCTTCGGCGAGGCGTCCCGGATGACCCAGTTCAAGGACAAGGCCGCCAAGCAGGGCGCCGAGGGCACCACGGTCGGACTCTTCACCTACCCGGTGCTCCAGGCCGCCGACATCCTGCTCTACCAGGCGGACCTCGTGCCGGTCGGGGAGGACCAGCGCCAGCACATCGAGCTGACCAGGGACCTGGCCGAGCGGTTCAACGGGCGCTTCGGGCGGGCGTTCACCGTCCCCGGGCCGTACATCCTGAAGGAGGGCGCGAAGATCTACGACCTCCAGGACCCGTCGATCAAGATGAGCAAGTCGGCGTCCTCGCCCAAGGGCATCGTCTGGCTGATGGACGACCCGAAGACGTCGGGCAAGAAGTTCCGCGGCGCCGTCACCGACACCGACACGGTGATCCGGTACGACCCGGAGACCAAGCCCGGCGTGAGCAACCTGCTGACCATCTACTCCGCGCTGACCGGGATCGGCGTCGGGGAGCTGGAGGAGAAGTTCACCGGCCGGCTCTACGGCTCGCTGAAGACCGAGCTGGGCGACGTGTTCGCGGACTGGGTGGCGCCCTTCCGGGCCCGCGTCCAGGAGTACCTGGACGACCCGGCCGAGCTGGACCGCCTCCTGGCCCGGGGTGCCGAGAAGGCCCGCGCCATCGCCGCCGGGACACTGGCCGACGTGTACGAGAAGGTCGGTTTCCTGCCCGCGGGTGCACACTGA
- a CDS encoding 2'-5' RNA ligase family protein — protein sequence MGTVTLGVSIAVPEPHGSLLQRCRLGFGDAAAAGIFTHVTLLPPTEVDAACRPVIDEHLAGIAEAARPFRMRLCGTGTFRPLSPVVYVRVVEGGLACGRLQERVRERGGPLARELQFPYHPHVTVAHGVAESAMDSAQAELADYEAAWTVNGFSLYEQGPDGAWEPRREFRFAPYPRQRRPRPRQWAPEAA from the coding sequence GTGGGGACCGTCACGCTCGGCGTGTCGATCGCGGTCCCGGAGCCGCACGGAAGCCTGCTTCAGCGCTGCCGTCTCGGCTTCGGAGACGCCGCCGCGGCCGGCATCTTCACCCATGTGACCCTGCTGCCGCCCACCGAGGTGGACGCGGCGTGCCGACCGGTGATCGACGAGCACCTGGCGGGCATCGCGGAGGCGGCCCGGCCGTTCCGCATGCGGCTGTGCGGCACGGGCACCTTCCGGCCGCTGTCCCCCGTGGTCTACGTGCGGGTGGTCGAGGGTGGCCTGGCCTGCGGCCGGCTCCAGGAGCGTGTCCGCGAGCGCGGCGGGCCGCTCGCCCGCGAGCTCCAGTTCCCCTACCACCCGCACGTCACGGTCGCGCACGGGGTGGCGGAGAGCGCGATGGACAGCGCGCAGGCGGAGCTGGCGGACTACGAGGCCGCCTGGACCGTGAACGGCTTCTCGCTCTACGAGCAGGGGCCGGACGGGGCCTGGGAGCCCCGCCGGGAGTTCCGGTTCGCGCCCTATCCGCGCCAGCGCAGGCCGCGGCCCCGGCAGTGGGCGCCCGAGGCCGCGTGA